From a region of the Triticum aestivum cultivar Chinese Spring chromosome 7D, IWGSC CS RefSeq v2.1, whole genome shotgun sequence genome:
- the LOC123165335 gene encoding BTB/POZ and MATH domain-containing protein 1-like: protein MAKGSCHTIPTRNSHRFLLRVRFVPLEVGPLLATTVVAGCKCVAYSHGSGIILVLSVLAEYPVIESAAKMSTHMVLLDKTGSPAPSVRTVGFNSAPIPTFTEKGAACCAPLTSAGKKTWTPPAPPPGLGHDLAIMLGKQDLTDVSFDVGGESFNAHRLVLAARSPVLRAQLYGPMAESKMTSITIQDMEASTFRSFLHYMYHGSLPDAGENDGSRHVDRRLLVAADFTSTMAQYQHLLVAADRYGMEELKMICEDKLCGNGITIDSVVSMLELAEDHVCPKLKARCFDFLADGDNFKMVATSGEYLHLMQSFPTLLVEAREWFKIAREKTTIMKPPPQKKTRVNSSMAE, encoded by the exons ATGGCCAAAGGTTCGTGCCACACAATCCCCACAAGAAACAGCCACCGCTTCCTGTTACGGGTAAGATTCGTGCCGCTTGAGGTTGGCCCTCTGTTGGCGACGACCGTCGTGGCTGGATGCAAATGCGTTGCGTATTCTCATGGAAGCGGCATCATTCTGGTTCTCAGTGTGTTGGCTGAGTACCCCGTCATAGAGAGCGCTGCCAAGATGTCCACGCACATGGTTTTACTCGACAAAACCGGCTCACCGGCGCCTTCCGTGCGGACAGTGGGATTCAACAGCGCGCCCATCCCTACGTTCACGGAAAAAGGAGCGGC GTGCTGTGCTCCGTTGACATCAGCTGGGAAAAAAACCTGGACACCTCCGGCTCCACCGCCGGGTCTGGGTCATGATCTGGCCATCATGCTTGGTAAACAAGACCTCACTGATGTTTCCTTTGACGTCGGCGGGGAGAGCTTCAACGCACATCGCTTGGTGCTCGCGGCCCGATCGCCCGTCTTAAGAGCGCAACTCTATGGCCCGATGGCCGAAAGCAAGATGACTTCGATCACCATCCAAGACATGGAGGCCTCCACCTTCCGATCTTTCCTCCATTACATGTATCATGGTTCGCTACCCGATGCCGGCGAAAATGATGGTAGTCGCCATGTTGATAGGCGTCTGCTTGTAGCCGCTGATTTCACGTCCACCATGGCACAGTACCAGCATCTGCTTGTAGCCGCTGATAGGTATGGGATGGAGGAGCTGAAGATGATCTGTGAGGACAAGCTATGCGGCAACGGTATCACCATAGACAGTGTGGTCTCAATGTTGGAGCTCGCGGAGGACCACGTCTGCCCCAAACTCAAAGCTCGGTGCTTTGATTTCCTTGCCGATGGTGACAATTTCAAGATGGTTGCGACGTCTGGTGAGTACCTCCATTTGATGCAGAGTTTCCCGACCCTCTTGGTCGAAGCGCGGGAGTGGTTCAAGATTGCACGTGAAAAAACGACCATCATGAAACCTCCTCCTCAGAAGAAGACTAGAGTAAACTCGAGTATGGCTGAATAA